In Notamacropus eugenii isolate mMacEug1 chromosome 1, mMacEug1.pri_v2, whole genome shotgun sequence, one genomic interval encodes:
- the NIPAL4 gene encoding magnesium transporter NIPA4: protein METLGSNSSCANGSLITLYCSSQQVLCQIVSDLEPDNSNNLTLSSWQERAKKNYGFFIGVGLAVFSSFLIGSSVILKKKGLIRLVDKGATRAVDGGLGYLKDKMWWAGFVTMGLGEAANFGAYVFAPATVVTPLGSLSVLISAVLSSYFLGERLNLLGKLGCMISIAGSSVMVIHAPEEERIKSMNEMASKLKDTGFIVFAVILAVSSLIFIFIIAPRYGQKNILIYIIICSVMGAFSVCAIKGIGVAIKGFFQGQPVLRHPLTYCLGLILATSIPTQVNFLNRALDVFNTSLVFPIYYVTFTSTVITSSVILFKEWNSMSFVDILGTISGFITIILGVFLLHAFKDLDVTWANLPHTHKNPVPPPTPEPTIIKLEDKGVLVDNIELPTPSPEEKPKVFTIHT from the exons GTTCCCTGATCACCCTGTACTGCTCCTCCCAACAAGTCCTGTGCCAGATTGTCAGTGACCTTGAACCTGACAACTCAAACAACCTCACCTTGAGCAGTTGGCAAGAGAGGGCCAAGAAAAACTATGGCTTCTTCATTGGAGTGGGCCTGGCTGTCTTCTCCAGCTTCCTCATTGGCAGCAGTGTCATCCTTAAGAAGAAGGGCCTCATTCGGCTGGTAGACAAGGGTGCCACTCGAGCTG tgGATGGAGGTTTAGGCTACCTCAAGGATAAAATGTGGTGGGCCGGATTTGTCACCA tgggtCTAGGTGAAGCTGCCAACTTTGGGGCCTATGTATTTGCTCCTGCGACAGTCGTCACTCCGCTGGGATCACTGAGCGTGCTTATAAG CGCTGTGTTATCATCTTACTTTCTGGGAGAGCGACTGAACCTATTGGGGAAGCTGGGCTGCATGATCTCCATAGCGGGCAGTTCAGTGATGGTGATTCATGCCCCAGAAGAAGAAAGGATCAAGTCGATGAATGAAATGGCTTCAAAGCTGAAAGACACAG GCTTCATCGTGTTCGCTGTGATCCTAGCGGTCAGCTCTCTCATCTTTATCTTCATCATTGCCCCACGCTACGGGCAGAAGAACATCCTCATTTACATCATCATCTGTTCTGTGATGGGGGCCTTTTCTGTATGTGCTATCAAAGGCATAGGGGTTGCCATCAAGGGCTTCTTCCAGGGACAGCCAGTGCTCCGACACCCTCTTACGTATTGCCTTGGGCTGATCCTGGCGACTTCAATCCCCACACAAGTCAACTTCCTCAACAGGGCTCTGGATGTCTTCAACACCTCTTTAGTGTTCCCCATCTACTATGTGACCTTTACTAGTACGGTCATCACCTCCTCCGTCATCCTCTTCAAGGAGTGGAACAGCATGTCATTTGTGGACATCCTGGGCACAATCTCAGGTTTCATTACGATTATCCTGGGAGTGTTCTTGCTCCATGCTTTTAAGGACCTCGACGTTACTTGGGCAAACCTTCCCCATACCCACAAAAACCCAgtcccacctcccacccctgaGCCCACAATCATCAAGCTGGAAGACAAAGGTGTCCTTGTAGACAACATAGAACTGCCCACACCCTCCCCAGAGGAGAAACCCAAAGTCTTCACAATCCACACCTAA